DNA from Macrobrachium rosenbergii isolate ZJJX-2024 chromosome 13, ASM4041242v1, whole genome shotgun sequence:
ttgaaaatattttatctttgagtattttcttttagcagtgTCATAATGGAGGAAGATAATGATCATTTAGGTCACAACAACTACAGTATGTAGAAGTCTGAAAACATAAGTTCATTTGTAGTGTTATTAATGCTTGTAACTTCTTGCTTTTCATGCCCAAAATAATAGTATCTGTCTCAATTATGCTCAGACAAATGTTAGTAAGGAAATTTGCTTTATTATAgaggaagataaaagaaaaaacgtcGTTTGTATACTTAGATATGTCCAACTAAAAATTGCAGAATAACAAAGAAATCAACGGAAGTATTAATCTTTTTTCCAGGTCTTTATTGTGTTCTTAATGACTCACTTTATGCTTTCTTTTTGCATCAAAAGCTTAATATTCCTTCTTGCAATATCACAGATCTTAGTAATCCTTTTTTGCGCTATGTTAATGCAGCCCAGTTCTGTGAACGCATTACTGGTAATGCAAACTAACACTTCTCCTACAACAATACTGAAGTGTTTATTCTAATGGTTgcctcttttttcatttttacattaccCTTTTTGCTCAGTCTAAAATATTCCTATGGTATTTGAAATCCTTTTCTTTAAGTTATCCCTCCAGAAGACGGAAATAAGTATTAGGTCCAGCAACGTATGAAAGTTCTGTGCATCTGGGAAATACAAGAGTTCTTATGCAATGAATGTGAGATGTATGTATGATAAATCTTCATCGGgaataaataatattacattaGGTTATGTAAATTGGTAAAGCCAGTAgttgaaattcatttcttcctCTCTAAATTCGATTTATTCTTCCCATGAATATTTTCCCGAAGTAAGCAGATAtctatatggattttttttttttttgtccaactaGCCTTAAAATCCTTTCAAGTACTATTCGTGCTACTCTTTTTAGAAAGAGTAAGCCTTTAGTTAGCAGATCTAGACCTACGTATTGAGAAGAAAAGTTAAACTTTTAATCCTTGATACCTTGTGATCCTTAAGGAAATGATGAGTGTTCCGTGCAGTAGCTATagcaaaaaaatgtattaatataaaaaaaatggaaattggaGATTTTTAACATATATCACAAGCAATAAGCAATGGGAAACTCTTCCCAACATTTACACTTGATTGGCGATAGATGAGTTGTGGCGATTGGTGAATGAAAACTACAATTAGAAAAGCTGAAAGCAAAGAGGAAGAGTCCAGATTCCACATAAAGGAAATCTTGTAATAGGAAAATTTAATAGACTTTACACCGTTTTACTTTCGTACAGAACGAAGATTGGTATGTCCCTTACTAAAGCGGCCAAAGGTAATACAATACATAAACCCTTTTCAAGCGGCCGAAGGTAATACATGAAATCCTTTTCCATTCCTACCCTTGACTGAAGGATGATTTAAGAATTAAGCGGCGATTCGCTATTCCTTGGGGCGTTTTTGGGACCAAACTTTTCCAACCGAAACATTTTCCCCAATATGAGAAAAAATTCCTCTACTATCACTCCTTCGTGCTGtcagaagaaaaaatttttcaaagaagtttaaAGGTTCTCTGGTACAATGTTATATCTATCGTTGTGGCCTCAGTATCCTCAAAATCTGTTTTTTCACAACGTTTAAGCCATCGTTATAATGCAAAGGCTACTTctgtataaacagatatatatatatatatatatatatatatatatatatatatatatatatatatatatatatatatatatatatatatatatatatatatatatatatatatatatatatatatatatatatatatatatatatatatatatatatatatatatatatatatatatatatatatgtatatatatatatatatatatatatatatatatatatatatatatatatatatatatatatatatatatatatatatatatatatatatatatatatatatatatatatatatacatatattatatataaaacaatctaGTTAATGGAAATGATAATCCTGTTACTAGTCAAGTGAAAGTCTCTCAGAAGGAGTAAAGTAATAGTTCCCTTGAGAAAGACTTCATGTAGCCAAAATGCTCTTCTACTCCAAGCAAAAAGCTGAAGTACATTTCTAAATgacgttagtctctctctctctctctctctctctctctctctctctctctctctctctctctctctctctctctctctctcaagaagttaGTAAATCTACCGTGGTAAAATCTTACTGGCCTTCCTCACAAGTCGATGGACATTATACCAAAAGTGGTTTTTCTTACCTTAAAACAATCCATCAAATATGCACGGAAATATTATACAAGGAAGCTGGGAGAATCTCTCGTGAACATTGAAATTACTTAATAAAAGACATTTCTCAATCATGCTTGTGACACAGCACACctgactaacaaccaggtacatgtTTATTCTCCGGTTCACAAGAGAACCCAAAAAATTATCGGAACCtactttaatgatttttcatgtcCTTGATTTAATCCAGGCCCTCTTACTGGTAAAGCAAATGTCCTAATCACCacagagagagattcaaacacacacacacacacacacacacacacacacacacacacatatatatatatatatatatatatatatatatatatatatatatatatatatatatatatatatatatatatatatatatatatatatatatatatatatatatatatatatatatatatatatatgtgtattatggtATATTGGTCTGCACCtcaacttttcttatattttggtcagcacctcaacttttcttatattttggtctgcacctcaacttttcttatattttggtctgcacctcaacttttcttatattttggtctgcacctcaacttttcttatattttggtctgcacctcaacttttcttatattttggtctgcacctcaacttttcttatattttggtctgcacctcaactttcttatattttggtctgcacctcaacttttcttatattttggtctgCACTCAAtcaacttttcttatattttaatctgcacctcaacttttcttatattttggtctgcacctcaacttttcttatattttagtcTGTCCTCAACTTATCTTATATTTTGGTGTGGACCTCAACTTTTCTTATACTTTGGTCTGCACCtcaacttttcttatattttggtctACACCTCAAATTTActttactcttattattttttagattttattttttttagcttacttTGGTTGGTCATGTCATGTCTTTATAGtgatattataaatttttttcttttaaattttgttaagttattttgaaaatttagtcttgattatatatatatatatatatatatatatatatatatatatatatatatatatatatatatatatatatatatatatatatatatatatatatatatatatatatatatatgtgtgtgtgtgtgtgtgtgtgtgtgtttgtgtgtgtatgtaactgtacgtatgtatgtatgttattggTCTGCACTtcaacttttcttatattttggtcagcacctcaacttttcttatattttggtctgtacctcaTTTTCTTAGATTTTGGTCTGCACCTCAACTAttcttatattttggtctgtacctcTACTCTTCTTATATTTTTGGTCTGCACCTCAacttttcttattcttatattttggtctgtacctcaacttATCTTATATTTTGGTGTGGACCtcaacttttcttatattttggtctgCACCTCAAcgttcttatatttttattttggttttctgtgcacctcaacttttcttatattttggtctgcactcaacttttttactcttattatttttagtttttttttttagcttactttGGTAGGTCATGgcagtgatattaaaaaaattttcttatattttggtcttgattatatcaacatttattatattttggtctgcacctgcaattttcaaaataacaacaaaaattaaaaagataaaaatttataatattttaacaccaactaccaaagtaagctaaaaaaaataaataaataaataactaaaacatctaaaaaataataagagtaaggtaaagttataaaaaattatattttggaaaagttgAGTACAAAGTATCAACCCAAATATAAGAAAAGTTGAGGTACTTATAAGAAAAGTTGAGGTGCAGACCAAATGTAAGAAAGTGTAGACTTATAAGAACacagaccaaaatataagaaaagttgaGGTGCAGGCCAAAGTATAAAAAAGTGAGGTGCAGACCAAAGTATAAGAAAAGTTgaggtatataaaatataagaaaagttgagatgcagaccaaaatataagaaaagttgaGGTGCAGACCAAAATGTAAGAAAAGTTGAGGTGCAGACCAAATTATAAGAAAGTtcttaaaatgtaagaaaagttGAGGTTTTATAAGAAAAGTTGAGGTGCAGACCAAAATGTAAGAAAAGTTGAGGTGCAGACCAAAGTATAAGAAAAGTTGAAGTTCAGACCAAATTGTAAGAAAAACTTGAGGTGCAGACCAAAATTTGAGGTGTAgaccaaaaatataagaaaagttgaGGTGCAGACCAAAATGTAAGAAAAGTTGAGGTATagaccaaaatataagaaaagttgaGGTGCAGACCAAAATGTAAGAAAGTTGAGGCATAGACAAAGTATAAGAAAAGTTGAGGTTCAGACCAAATTGTAAGAAAAGTGTAGGTGCAGACCAAAATGTAAGAAAAGTTGAGGTGTAGACCAAAGTATAAGAAAAGATGAGGTGCAGACCAAAATGTAAGAAAAGTTTAGGTATagaccaaaatataagaaaagttgaggtacagaccaaaatataagaaaagttgaGGTGCAGACCAAAATGTAAGAAAAGTTGAGGTGTACaccaaattataagaaaatttgagGTTCAGACCAAAGTATAAGAAAAGTTGAGGTGCAGACCAAAGTATAAGAAAAGCtgaggtacagaccaaaatataagaaaagttgaggtacagaccaaaatataagaaaagttgaGGTGCAGACCAAAGTATAAGAAAAGTTGAGGTGCAGACCAAAGTATAAGAAAAGTTGAGGTATagaccaaaatataagaaaagttgaggtacagaccaaaatataagaaaagttgaGGTGCAGACCAAAATGTTAGAAAATTTGAGGTGCAGaacaaattataagaaaagttgAAGTGCCGACCAAAATGTAAgaaaagttgaggtacagaccaaaatgTAAGAAATGTTGAGGTGTagaccaaaatataagaaaagttgaGGTGCAGACCAAAATGTAAGAAAAGTTGAGGTGCAGACCAAAGTATAAGAAAAGTTGAGgtgcagaaaaaaatgtaagaaaagttGGGGTGCAGaccaaagtaaaagaaaatttgaggggtagaccaaaatataaacaatctaTCACTTCTGCGATAATTCGCTGAGTGGATGttgtctgggtgtttaacgagggggTCGTAGTTTTTACCAGGCTATACTCGTTAGTTCCCTTCTTGTTAgatgtaatatatgtacatatatatgtatgtatatataggatatatatatatatatatatatatatatatatatatatatatatatatatatatatatatatatatatatatatatatatatatatatatatatatatgtgtgtgtgtgtgtgtgtgtgtgtgtgtatgtatacataattatttcaTCTACGCAATAAGAAGGGGACTAAAAGAGAGTCCAACCTGATAAAAACTACgatcccctcgttaaacacccaggCAACCTCCACTCAACGATTTATCGCAGAATTGAtagattgtttatattttggtcaaCCCCtcaacttttcttatattttggtctCTACCTCAACTTTACCTTtcccttattattttttagatgttttagttttttgttagcTCACTTTGGTAGTTTCATGTCCATGTCTTTCTAgtgatattataatttttttccttgtgcattttttaaagttattttgtaaattgcagtcttgataatgaaatatgacattgCAAAACACCATCGGCAAGAAATGAACTGTCATTGGATATGTGTATGCCTTTTCCTGGTTCCTTGATataatacagtacacacacacacacacacacacacacacacatacacacacatatatatatatatatatatatatatatatatatatatatatatatatatatatatatatatatatatatatatatatatatatatatatatatatatacatatacagatggtACCATACTTGCAAACTTTCAAGTTCCAAACTTTCATAGATATGAACAAGTGTGATTATTGATTAAAAATGTGCTCACAGTACTCTGCTTGCCacctgtaagttcaaattttttATTGCGCGCCTCTGCTTAGTTGCAATATTTGCCACTACCCACACCATACAGCAACGTAGCTGATGCTACTGTGCCGTCCCAGACTCTCGAACCTATGCAAATGTTAAGACATCATCTGTTGTGCTCTGatttatttgtgtgattttattgtgaaatattaaGTCCATTATTTTCATATCGTGGCTAATGGCAAGCGTGAGGCAAGTGAAAACAGTGGCATTTAATAAAAAGCAGCAAGATATCTAAATGGAAACAAAAGTggcaattataaagaaatttggAAGTGGTGAAAAAATGTTAGAGGTAGCATGCCAGCATAATATGAATCTGTCAACTAATGGAACAACCTTtaagaacaaagaacaaataatGGAACACATAAAAAGTGCTGTGCcaatgcagtcaacaattataagCAAGAGAAGGGGGACGACGGTAGAAGAAATGGAGAAACTTTTGGGTATCTAGATGGAACATCAGAGACAAAGGTCTGTACTGCTTAGGCTCATGCTGATTCAGGAAAAGACTAAAAGCCTTTTTGAGGACTTGAAGGCTAAGGCTGGCGAAAGCACGGCAGATAAAATATTTTGAGCGagtcatggatggtttcatcACTTCAAAAAACGTGCTAACTTACGTCACCTGTCTATTACTGGTGAGGCAGCGAGCCCGACAAAGCAGCCCGAGACACTCAAGGAAATAATTGCTAAGGAAGGTTCTACCCCTCAGTAAATTTTTAGTATGGATGAGTCAGGGCagttttggagaaaaaaatacCAGATAAAACATACATCAGCCGTGAAGAAAAGATGATGCCAGGATATAAGGCAGCGAAGAATAGGCTCACTTTACTGCTGGGTGACAGCGTATCGAGAGACTTGAAACTAAAACCACTCTTAGTGTATCTTGCTGCAAATCCACGGGCActcaaaaacatcacaaaaaagcTCTTGACCCATAATCTGGGTGTCCAGTAGCAAACCCTGGGTGATTGTTGTTGTATTTGAAGAAtggttttttcatcactttgCTCCTGAAATCAAGCTTTGCTGACGCGAGAATaggattcctttcaagattctcttaattttggataatgcccCTGGACACTTAACGCACTTTGATGATTTCCATCTGGATGTGAAGATTGCTTATTTACTTCCTAACACAACTTCATTTATTCAGCCGATGCATCAAGGCGTAATAGCCTATTGCAAGAAATACTGCACTCGTCGCACATACAGGCAAGCATCGAATGAAGTAAATGACCCTGACCTTACGTGACTTTTGGAATGGTTACAACATGTATATATGGATCAAGAACATTGACGCTGCATGGCGTGAAGTAAATGACATCAACATGAATGAAGCATGGAAGGCTTTATGCTCACAGTTTGTCAACGATTTCAAAGGATTTAATCCGGAAGAAGAGGCAAAGGGAATCGTTAACAGTCTAGTTGACACAAGTTAAAAGCTACAGCTTGACTTAGGGGAGGAGGAATTTGAAGAGCTGTTTGATTCTCATTCAGAGGAGTTGGTGAATGAGGATttaatggaactggaagaaatgcaaagaacatAAGAACATGTAGAAGAACTTCTTTatttaaagaagtttgaaacgAAATTGATGGCCGAGGGGTTTTCGCTTATAGAAAAAGCTTTACATACTTTTGAGGATCAGGATCCAAATGTtgagagattctcaaaagtagcaACAACCATCAACGATGCTATGCATTGTTATCGTATCATAtacgatgaaaagaaaagaaaaaaaaaaacaatgaaaacgtcATTAGACCAATTCTTCAAACCATTACCATTAAAccagtgccttcaacctcaaGAGCCTCCCCATCTCCTTTGACTGCTTCATctccaaatgaagaaaaaagtgatGCCGAAGAAATCCTTCATGAAGAAAGTGATGCCGATGAAACCCTTCATGAAGAAAGTGATGTCGAAGAAATCCTTCGCGAAGAAAGTGATGCCGAAGAAATTCTTCATGAAGAAAGTGATGCCGAAGAAATCCTTCATGAAGAAAGTGATGCCGAAGAAATCCTTCATGAAGAAAGTGATGCCGAAGAAATCCTTCACGAAGAAAGTGATGCCGAAGAAATCCTTCACGAAGAAAGTGATGCCGAAGAAATTTCACGAAGAAAGTGATGCCGAAGAAATCCTTCATGAAGAAAGTGATGCATGAAGAAATCCTTCACGAAGAAAGTGATGCCGAAGAAATCCTTCATGAAGAAAGTAATGCCGAAGAAATCCTTCACGAAGAAAGTGATGCCGAAGAAATTCTTCATGAAGAAAGTGATGCCGAAGAAATCCTTCATGAAGAAAGTGATGCCGAAGAAATCCTTCATGAAGAAAGTGATGCCGAAGAAATTCCTCATGAAGAAAGTGATGCCGAAGAAATCCTTCACGAAGAAAGTGATGCCGAAGAAATCCTTCACGAAGAAAGTGATGCCGAAGAAATCCTTCACGAAGAAAGTGATGCCGAAGAAATCCTTCATGAAGAAAGTGATGCCGAAGAAATCCTTCACGAAGAAAGTGATGCCGAAGAAATCCTTCATGAAGAAAGTAATGCCGAAGAAATCCTTCACGAAGAAAGTGATGCCGAAGAAATTCTTCATGAAGAAAGTGATGCCGAAGAAATCCTTCACGAAGAAAGTGATGCCGAAGAAATCCTTCACGAAGAAATTGATGCCGAAGAAATCCTTCACGAAGAAAGTGATGCCGAAGAAATCCTTCCCGAAGGCTACACTGACGTTGACGACCCGCCGCTCATGTAATTCTACACCTCCTGACTTTGTCTTGTCCATCACTTCAAGCCTATGATACCAGTTTCAAAGATAAGAAAAACAgctttactttactgtattattaccaccatatatttaagttttatgtATCATTCGTATTATTAAAGTATTCTATAAGTTGTActattatcatcacaatttatataggtttatatatcattcctatcattcttatttttaataaaaatacgcagtactgtacatattgacTTTACGTATATCATATTGTACTTTATAAATTTTACCTAACTAGTATGTAAGTAGAGGAgcatacacaatttatatatatatttatatatatcattatatataataaaatatatatatatatatataaaatacatatatatatatattttttacagtgtatatatgttgtatatatatataaaattatatatacagtactgtacatattgatATTTACGTATATCATATTGTACTTATATAACAAATCAAGGTATGAATAGCcgttcggatatatatatatataactatatatgtatatattataggatatatcatatatatatatatatgtatatatatatatatatatatatatatatatattatatatatatatatatatatatatatatatatatatatatatatatatatatatatatatatatatatatatatatatatatattagttatatatatatcagttagcTTGTGAGTGATTGCAGCTACTCCTGATAGTGCTTCAGTAGGAAAAGTATTATACGCCGTATTCTAATAATAGTATCAGATAAAGAATAAATCTAATGATTCATACGAGTTCTAGCGCTCGATTGTCCAGAAGAGGATTTACAGTCAACCCAACTTAATCTTTCACGTAAACCTTAATATAGACGTTTGATGATGTCAGTGCGTTCTGTGTAATAAGCTGACAAGCTCTTCCTACGTTTCTATTTCAGGAGAATTTTTCTTATCTATAAGGGATTTGATAACTGGCAATCGCTGACTGGAGACTCTTGACAGAGGATATCATTCTCTTCTATTCCTTTTATCTTGATTTGAAGGTATTATTGCTTCCACAATTCAACCCCTATTTAGGCATTAACCAATTATTATGGTTGTTTGAAAGGAGAATCATCTGTTCAAAATAAACTTTTCCCctctttgaaaagaaatatatacatcagAATAAAGAAGAGGCTGTCAGCACACTTCCATCTGCGTTATtattttgagtttgttttttgATAAAGGGAATATTTCCTGATTTATTGAGCAAAGTAAATTGATTAACGTTTCTTCGCActccctttgttttttcttataggCTGTCGAAATCTTATCATTACTTTGTTTCATTCTAAGAAAGTTTTGATATCATCTTTATTCGAAGGACACCATTGAATGTGTATGTTTTAGTCACATTTATCGTACtcgacaaatatttttatttcgtcaTTGATTTCttcatacagaaaaattaataatcgTGTTTCTCACGATATGCTTCTTGGCTGTTAATGGGTCCGAAGCATATGCttcccattcttttcttttttcctccttccaTACTGGAGATTGCACTGCTTTAaacttttgcttttgtcttttgcCCTTAATAACTCTTTATTTGCTTTAAATTTCTGTCATACCCTTAAATGAAACAGATGTATCTTTTCCGTGTGTATTCTCTTAATTTTGTATTCCCATTAAGATATCAGACATAAAATTTATCTGAATTTAGATGGAGCCTATATCTGGAAAAACTATTcattagaatgaaaaaatttgGACTGCTAATCCGAGGACTGAAAATTAGTTATAATGTCGAATGATGAGTTTCTGTCTTTCGAGGGATATCAGAGATGTCTGTTTACAAAGATGCGTTAGGAATACAACGGTTGTATTTCCTGCAGatttatattttctacatttctagaaaatcatctttcctttctgatgccttttgaaataataatccacaaaacttatttatattaACGTTCCTAAAACAGACTATTCAGGTGGACAAGccatcttctttcattttacctCCCATGTGAATGAAGTGCATCTGAAGTGCTTTTGTATCAGAAGACGTTTCCTTTTGTTCAAGattgtctttaaattttcttgtaaaattgttttatacCCCTCGAAGAAGAATGGGAGAACATTGACTTAGGtcagttttacattttctattcatgtttttctttgtctCCCTGACTCAGGCAACGAGGCTACGTAAGACACATATAAGAAGTATCTCACCTGTCAGTAAGTAAGAGTAGAACTGAATATTCTTTTGTTCCTTTACTCTACACCTTattcgagagaaaaaaaataacaggataaTGGCTGCTGtcacattcattctttaattgCTGTGTCGTAGATGAACCCCTTGGTAAATATGTCCACACATTAGGCAGCTTCATACGCATGCTCAGAAGGCTGACCAGTATTGCACTGACCCCATACACACGCGCGTTATTCAGTCGTTTCTGTTTGCACTAACTCTTGCTCTTGCCGGATATTATGTTCCCTCCTCTCCAATGCCTCTTCCACCCATGTACCCAACACCCAATTCCGGTCTCATAATACTTCGGAAGTATACACTCTTTACCAACCTGTCATCCCCAGTTCTTTCAAACTGACCATAACATTTCCAAATATTCTGCCTATCTTTACCCTTTCAGCAATACAAACCACAATTATCCCTTTTCCAACTTATCTTTACGTTCTCACCTCTTCAGTTCTCCTTGTAGAAATGGTTCATATCAATAGCTTCGACTTTTTCACTCCCCTCTGCCTCCGGCGTAGTGCCGTTCCCTGACAAAATCCGTTGCATGTATTTTGCCCTGAGTACTGCAATGTGTAGCTGGTCTTCAGTCGACCATAGTGAGTTACAACCACGGTAAAGGGTATGAGACTAACAACCTAAATCGTAATTACTGTCTGGGAACTACAAAGCTAACACCTTAGTCCaagaagataaataataaattttgatatatacacTGACTGCAACTCGTGACGACATTTGGATTATTGctttttcataagatttttattcaggtttggatttattttcatgacaaaagaataaataattggCATATTACGTCTTTGGTTTTCTCGTCTGCTTTGTATGCTGATGACCACCAAGGGATACCAGGTGAGGTCTGTATATAACCTTTCCTGCCATCTAGGTGAGTGAAGAGCAAAAATCACCGTTCACATAAAACGTAAAACAATCTCACACCAGCTTCCTAGACTTTACTAGATAAGGCTATGATCCCTCATTTATCATTTTTGATAAAACTGATTAACGTAGTTGTTAATATACTTAATACTGAACAGTTTCAATTGTGCTCTGCTCTTTCTTGGTCCTGAATCATTGCGTCCTTCAGCGGTTTTAGAAATTCAttccaatcaaaaaaaaaaaaaaaaaagtgaaggcaATCCAGGCCAGACTTAGGGTTTCTGTAATGGGTCGAGTGAAGTGAATGGGAAATGAATATGTTTCCAGGCGTAAACGTGAAATCGAATTAACCTCTGGATATTGGCTGATTCACCAAGAGCTTTAGACTTTCCGGCCACTGGGCTGGTATAAGATGAAGAGGATATTTCACTTTCTCTCTACAGTTATGTAAAACAGCTGAGACTCGTTTAAGATGGGAGATAGGGGCCGGGAACGAGTAGGTTCTTAGCAGacgggggagagggagagggaggagggtagAGAGTGTTTGATAGTCACGATGATGATGCTAATTAACTGTCAACGTAGAATAGTAACGTTTTATGCAAAGTATGTGAAGGAAAATGGCGAGTCAGTGAAGTAGGTCGTTGTATGTTTATGAACTGACTTGGGAACAGAATTTTCATCTATCATTTACCAGTCGGAAGATCAAAGGACATTCAATTCCGTTAcacgtttgtttttctttgaagatttttcttttaaaaatgcagCTTTTTCTTCTAGAAAAAAACAAGGTTAGCAGTGGATGCTTATATTTAAGGTTGGGTTAATCTCAACATGAAAGTAGCAACAACAGTAATGGAATGAAAAAATCATTGTTGAAGCTCTAGTCTGCGCCGGAGAGTTCGGTGCTTTgtcccagaaaaaaatataaatctttgtgGGAGGctattgatttcttttattgCACTGAAAAATAAAGCATTGCTTTCTGGTTATAATtagtttactgatttttttttatcgctaaaacaaatacagttttctgaaacatttttgcTCATTATCTCGACTTCATTGAATCAATCTAATTAAATTGTTTTGAATAAG
Protein-coding regions in this window:
- the LOC136844842 gene encoding variable charge X-linked protein 3B-like yields the protein MEEDNDHLGHNNYMPSTSRASPSPLTASSPNEEKSDAEEILHEESDADETLHEESDVEEILREESDAEEILHEESDAEEILHEESDAEEILHEESDAEEILHEESDAEEILHEESDAEEISRRK
- the LOC136844843 gene encoding variable charge X-linked protein 3B-like is translated as MPKKSFMKKVMHEEILHEESDAEEILHEESNAEEILHEESDAEEILHEESDAEEILHEESDAEEILHEESDAEEIPHEESDAEEILHEESDAEEILHEESDAEEILHEESDAEEILHEESDAEEILHEESDAEEILHEESNAEEILHEESDAEEILHEESDAEEILHEESDAEEILHEEIDAEEILHEESDAEEILPEGYTDVDDPPLM